In Rhinatrema bivittatum chromosome 11, aRhiBiv1.1, whole genome shotgun sequence, a single window of DNA contains:
- the CDK2AP1 gene encoding cyclin-dependent kinase 2-associated protein 1 isoform X1, with protein MALGMAFKPNSNAHLPVASMNQAGSGHSPSLGMVASAQYRQLINDYGPPSLGYTQGTSSSQVPQSKYAELLAIIEELGKEIRPTYAGSKSAMERLKRGIIHARGLVRECLAETERNARS; from the exons ATGGCTCTGGGAATGGCTTTCAAGCCCAACTCGAACGCCCACCTCCCTGTGGCTTCCATGAACCAGG CTGGAAGTGGTCATTCGCCTTCTCTAGGTATGGTAGCATCTGCACAATATAGACAACTCATCAATGACTATGGACCACCCTCTTTAGGTTACACTCAG GGAACAAGCAGCAGCCAAGTGCCGCAAAGCAAGTATGCAGAACTTCTAGCAATCATAGAGGAATTAGGAAAGGAGATTAGACCGACCTATGCTGGAAGTAAAAGTGCCATGGAGAGGCTAAAACGAG GTATCATTCATGCTAGAGGATTAGTTCGTGAATGTCTGGCTGAAACTGAACGGAATGCAAGATCCTAG
- the CDK2AP1 gene encoding cyclin-dependent kinase 2-associated protein 1 isoform X2 produces the protein MVASAQYRQLINDYGPPSLGYTQGTSSSQVPQSKYAELLAIIEELGKEIRPTYAGSKSAMERLKRGIIHARGLVRECLAETERNARS, from the exons ATGGTAGCATCTGCACAATATAGACAACTCATCAATGACTATGGACCACCCTCTTTAGGTTACACTCAG GGAACAAGCAGCAGCCAAGTGCCGCAAAGCAAGTATGCAGAACTTCTAGCAATCATAGAGGAATTAGGAAAGGAGATTAGACCGACCTATGCTGGAAGTAAAAGTGCCATGGAGAGGCTAAAACGAG GTATCATTCATGCTAGAGGATTAGTTCGTGAATGTCTGGCTGAAACTGAACGGAATGCAAGATCCTAG